One genomic window of Salvia miltiorrhiza cultivar Shanhuang (shh) chromosome 4, IMPLAD_Smil_shh, whole genome shotgun sequence includes the following:
- the LOC131023091 gene encoding uncharacterized protein LOC131023091 produces MEELDELRNKAYENARIYKDKVKRLHDRRICHKKLCHGMKVLLFNSRLKLFPGKLKSRWSGPFLLKEVFEHGAVELFNENTNESFRVNSHRVKPYYEHQSSSMVVESHTLHDPH; encoded by the coding sequence ATGGAAgagttagatgagctacgcaacAAGGCGTACGAGAATGCGAGGATCTACAAGGATAAAGTGAAGCGACTACATGACCGCCGCATTTGCCACAAGAAGCTTTGCCATGGAATGAAGGtgctcttgttcaattctcgacttaagTTATTTCCGGGAAAGCTGAAATCTAGGTGGAGTGGTCCGTTTTTACTTAAGGAGGTGTTTGAGCATGGTGCCGTTGAActattcaatgaaaacacgaaTGAGAGCTTCAGAGTGAACAGCCACCGAGTGAAGCCATAttacgagcaccagagctcgtccatggtggtggagtctcacacTCTGCACGATCCTCATTGA